TTCATCACGGGCTGGGGCCAGCCTCTCTCTGCTTCACTACCCTAGGACACTGGCTCTTCATTTTGGAGGCCGCCGACTCCTGGTTGCAAAATGGCTGCTGCAGCTCTGGACATCACCTCCCCATCTGGATGTATTTaaggctggaagaggcagggtgCCAAGTTCTCCTTGCTTGCCTGTCATTTTCAGAGAACAAACCCTTCGTGGAGGAACCCAGTAGACTCTTGTCCTATAGGCTGAAGCTTACCGCAGGACACCCTAACAGGAGACCTGTGCGTCCAGGACAGTCTGGGATGATCTCACACTCAATCCCACCTACCGAATCCAGTTATGGGGACAAGGAATGAAGACACCAACACATCTGTGGGACACATGCCCTGGCCAGGGGTGTTCAAAGCAGAGGCTTCTGTTCACCCACAGATAACCTCACGGACGTCCCCAACAGGTGACTGCACAGTGAGGCCAGGAAGAACACTTCCTAGGAAGAGGGACTTCCTAGGAGGCAGGCCTCCGGACCAGGGCTCAGAAGACACCGATCCTGGCCCACCCAGAGCACGCCAGCAGCACCCCGCCCACCCGCCTCGTCTGCCGCCTACAAGGGTGGGGATCAGGGCTGGGAGGGCACCCAGCAGCCAAGAGCACCCAGCTCAGGGACCTTGGCCCTTCCACAGCCAGTCAGGCTCCTGAGTCAGAGGCAGCCCTATTTGGTGGCAAGCTGTCAGGCggcccagggccagggccaggactCGCCCGGTGATGAGCCCCCCCATGCCGTGCTCACTCCCTAATCAAATGCCCCCTAGCCTCCGCCATGACGTTCCAGAGTGGCCAGGACAGCCTTTCCAAAGCCTGCGTCTCAGCCTCCCTCCAGCTCGGGGCTGCCCTGAAGCGTCCTAATAAAACCACTCTGTCGGCGTGAGCAGATTCCGCAGCTGTGGAGCCCAGCCCAAGGACTCCGGTGTCAGCCCCTCCGGCTCCCAGCCAGCCTGTTCCACGttcccggggggggggtgggggggggggggggggtcgggtcAAACACCGGGGCGTTCTCAGCAGGGATGCTGCACTGAAGCCTGTGGGACCTTGTCTCTGCTCTGTGCCCCAAATCGTGGAGGGGCAGGGTGGCAAGGAGAGAGCTCACACGGAGCCTGGGCGTGGCTGTGTGTGACCGTGGGTCATGTTCTCTCCTGGGAAACCTCGGGGGCTGTGCGGATCCAGGACCCACCTGCCTCACACTGGCACTGACCCCAGCCCCGGAAAAGAAGAGCCCAGGCCACACACAGCGTAACCCACTCATTTATAGGAGACACAAAGGAGGAAGGCGGACAACACATCAGCATTTCCACTCCAGGGAACCGGCCAATTCGACCAGAACAGCAATCGGGAACATAATTGTACAGCGTTGGGGTGCGGCATCTACGCGGGCTTAGTCCCACTCCCCGTCCCCTCGGGGTTGTCCTCACGAGCCGCCTCCACGTCGTGGAAGTGAAAGTTGGCCATCATGTCTCGCACGGCCAGCATCAGCCTGTTCAAGCCTTGGTTGTGGttcagaccccagcccctccagcctccagcctctcccctgcgGCAAGGAGACGTCTGAGCAGGGGTTGTCCCGGGCCTGAGGCCCAGTGCTCCCAACCGGCCTGCCCAGGACCCTGTCGAGAAGAGGAAGCCCCCAGACCCAAACGCGCGTGTCTAACAAGACCAGGCCCAGCGCGCGGTCAGGGAGAGCGTCCGGTGGAGGGGCCGAGGTGGTGGTTATCGTCAGGCGGGCACGTCCCAGCCTCCCGAGCAGGCCGGCCGCTGGCTCCAGCAAGGCTCTCTACCCGTGCACAATCAGTGGCCCTGCCTGAACCCACCCGGCGACACGTGCCCACGTACCTCCATGGTGTAGTTGGGCAACAACGACCGGAAGAAGAGGGCAATTGTGTTTCCGTGGCTGACAGGACTCAgcctggaagaggaggaaggaaggtcaGAAAGTGCCcccgagggaggggagggacaggaaggcaGCCCGAGCCCCAGCTGGGACACGGGGTTGGACCACCAAGACTCCCGCTCAGCTCTGGGTGGGCAGTGGGCGCCAGAGGTACGGTGAGGGCTGCTTAGGCCTCACGGGGAATGGCGAGAGGCGGTGGGCCCTTCAGGGCCGGCTGGTTGAGCCGAGCAGGGAGGAGGGTCACTCTTGAGGAGAGCTGTGCAGGGGTGCAAACGGGTCACATCGAGGGAAGATTCCAGGGTGTGCTGGAGAGTGCCCCCTGAGAAGACGCCACGCTGTAAGCAGCTGCAGCCGGACTTTTAAGGACCGGCAGCCTCTGCTGGGCAGAGCCCTTCGGCACTCCTCAGGTCGGGGCGACAATGTCCAGCCAGTCCGCTTTCTTTCTGAACCTTCCAGTGTCACAAATTCCTGACTGTCATCTTACTCTACTTATAAATTCAACTGGGAACTACTTCCCTAGAAGCACGTAGTCTAACTGTTATAGCACAATTCAGTTAAGAAAAAGTccttcaggagcacctgggtggctcagtcggttaagcgtctgacttcggctcaggtcatgatctcacagtccgtgagtttgagccccacgtcgggctctttgctgacggctcagagcctggagcctgctttggactctgtgtctccctctctctctgccctccctgctcgctctctctctctctctctctcccgctctcaaaattaaacattaaaaaaaaaaaaaaatccttccctaCATAATGTTCTACTGAGATCTGGAAACCACACGCTTTCCCGAAATGGGCAAATCTGTCTGTGACTTCCAGATCTACAGGACTGTGCTCAAGGCTCTTGGTAAGTCAATCACTCAGAGCTTTAAAGACTAGAGGCGAGGAAAAAGAAGCTAGTCCACGATTCAAGGCTAACCGCGGTCCACAAATCCACTGTAGACTTGGGCTCCGCTGTGCTCTCACTGCAGCCCTCCTGGCTTGGCTGTGTGGGTCTTCTTTACTTCTTGGAACGTGCCCTGTGCCGTGCTCCTtgcacagggcctttgcacgcgCTGACTCTTCTCATGTACCAGCGACATTCCCTCCCCTTTACTTGTCGAAGGTCTATTATTCCTTCACACAGCAATGACCACGGCCTTCTCGGAGAGTCATGTGCACCAGAAGTTTCTCACTGCAGTTCTGACTCCACATTTAAGCCTCGATTCCGTAACGAACGTGTTTCCCCACTGCCCTGTGAACACTCCATGAGGACACGGGGAATGCCTTACTCTTGCTTCCCACTGTTACCTCCAACACCTGCTCTAGAAGCTGACCCAAAAATGCTCCCGCTGTCGACAAAGGAGTGGAAGCACACGCCTGGCAGAGCTGACCCGTGACCCCAAACCGCACCGTCCTCTGCAggcctgtgtctgtgtctgcgGGAGACAGTGAGCCCTAAAGCACTGACCTCAGAGCTGTACGAGCAAAGGAGCAAAGCAGGAGGCGGAGACGTACCTCTCTGGCCTGACGTAGGAGTAGATGGTGTCCAAAGGAGGCAGAGGGTCAAAGCCCATCACAGACTGCGTGGTCACATCCTTCAAAGGGAAGCAGACCTGCCGTgagcccctgccttcccctctgcAGACTTTCAGCCAATTCCAGCCCGGACCGGCCTCTCTGCTAAGAGTCCATCGGTCACACAGAAACGGTCCCCGGCTGCGAGGCTATGCGTACCGTCCTAAGCCACGGTGTGAACGGGCAGGGAGAGCCTTTCTTCCACGGGGACACTCACTCTGCCCGCTCAGAGGGCTACAGAGGACACCCGTGGGCAAAAGTGTGTGTGctgtagggaagggacagaatcATATGGTCACTTGTGTCAGGAGCCCACTTTAGCGCTACGggacgcaggctccagggccCCGAATGGCTGGGTCACTGCTCTGAGCCCTGTGAGGTCACAGCCACCTCTCAAATCCTTGGCTGTGAGGGGAAGGGCCCGGCATGTGACAAagctcccacccccatcccctctgCCTTACCGGGGGGAGGGCGGCAACGGCTTCCTTGACCTCAGACAGGACCACGTGGCGGTGGATGTTTCTGGGCGCACGCTGGTACAGCACCTTCCGCCTAGGGCCGGGAGTAAAGCGGCAGCACGTGGAATGGAGCCCGCACCGGCCCTGCTGCCCCGTTTGTGATGGCAGCACCTGAGCAGGTGGGCCTCGTCCCACGAGGATCCTGAGGCCACCTGCCGCCCTGTCACCCCTGGCCCCAAGCCCACCTGCTCTCACATGCTTCCACCGCAGGGTCCCGGAGTCCACAGCCCGCAGAACCTCGCGGACGTTCTCCTCCAGCCAGCTCATGGTGGCCGGCTCCTTCCAGAGGAAGTGCGACCTTCCGAGGTACAGGCTCACCAGCTGGCTCAGGGCAGGGGGCTGGCTGCGGGAGAGCGGAGCCCGTGAGCAGAATCCACCAGGGCGAGGCCTGCGTGCACCCGCCGGCGCCTGTGGGCAGCGTCCGGCCCCGTCCAGCAGCCGGGGGTGACAGGAGACCGCCCGGAGGGGCTGCCGACTGGGGCAGGCAATCACCCGGAGTGGGGCGGGGGCACACACAGCGGTTACTTCTATCCAGGGTACATGTTTTTTAAGAAGCACAAGTTctttggggagcctgagtggttcagtcggttgaacgtccgacttcggctcaggtcgtgatctcacagtttgtgggttcgagccccacgtcacactcggtgtgctgacagctcagaacctggagcctgcttcagattctgtctgtctctcactctctcaaaatatttacttttaaatatattaaaataaataaataaaaagtatgagTTTTTAACAgcaacataaaatagaaaaagaacatgcacatgcacgcacagagACGCCGCAAGAACCGCTGTGGTTTACAAACAGGGTCTGAGGGTGGCTGGCTCCCTTACTGCACGTTTTTCTGTCGTTTTCTAATGAGAAATTTGGAAAACGCAGTACGTGCCATGCAGACGCATGAACCACGCTAACAAGTGTACTGATACTAACCCCACCCAGCAGCTGCGGGCACAGTGGGCCCCGTGCCCTGCTCACTCCTCACCAGGAAGGCTTGTGCTCTAGGCCGCAGGCTGCTCACGCACCGGCCAGCTCTGTGCCTGACCCTTGAGGCGATGCCCCGCCTGGACCGGGACCCGGCCACCCAAGGGGAGAACAGTCCAGCCGCCGGAGTCTCGAGCAGAGAGCACCTGCCAGGCCCTCCCAGTAGGGGGAGAGAGCAGTGACAGCCAGACTCCCAGGGTCTGCCCCCAGGAGCGTCCCCACGACTCACACACAGGTGGGCACTGTCCTCCCAGGGCCCGTCGGTCTTTACCTGATCTCAGCGTCCGGTCCGAAAAAGCTGTGAGTGGCGACAGCGGCATCTGGCCGCACGCTGCAGTACTCGAGCAAAGGGAGGAGGGCTGCAGAGAAAGCAGGGCCCCCATGGGCACGGTGACACCAGGGTGAGGCCAGTCTACCCACACCAGCCTCTGCCACCTTGGAGGGGGTCGTGCGTCCTGCTGCCTCCCAGTGGCCCGGTCTGCATCTGAGGGGTTGCACCCGTGCCCCCAGGCACACGCACAAGGCGTTCTAACCACTGACATCACAGTCTCCCTCCGCAGGCTGGTGGGGAGGCCGGCCTGCAGGGTTCAGGCCTGGGGCAGAGCCTGTCTCTTCCCTGAGCAGCAGTGGCCTCCCCACAGGAGGTCACCTGGAGAACCCTGTCTTCCGAGTGACTTTACAGGCGGCTCATGCCCCGATCCCACACAAACAGCCAGTGCCCACGAAGGGCCTCGCCTCGTAACTTCACGCACCTTGATGGGGAAGGGTCGGTTGTCCTACGGCCTGGCCAGGCAGCCCCGTGTGAGCACGGATGAGTGGGGCGGGGCCTGGACACACAGGCAGAGCTTGAGAACACTGTCCAGTGGGCGCCCCGAGTAACATGGGCCTCAGCCCTGCCCTGGCTGCTCCTCAGACCTTCACCATGCTTGTGTTCTCTGTGTTCTCCCCAGCACCTGGTACTACCTGCCACTCTCCCGCCCAAGGATGTGAGCCCCAGGAGCGGGGACCCTGGTCACCTCCTCTCCCGGCCTGGGACGCAGCAGGCTCACTGAGGTTAAGGGGTCACCTCAAGAGCCTGGGCTGCTCctccaggggggggggggacagcgtGCGTAAGTCCCCACGGCCCGTCCCCGGGACTCGGCCCTCTGTGAAAATGCACGTGGTAGGAGGACTGCACCCCAGCGGGACCCTGACAGACCACACAGCTCTGTCTCCACACAGACACCAGCCCACTACTCTAGGATGCCTGGAGGTTCTCTGAGCAATCCCAGGACAACCCTGTCTCCGAGTTATTCAACCCAGTGAAAGATGGGATTTGAGGACACGAACATAAAGCTGGGGGCCCTCCTGCACATTCTGCTAAGAACCAGCAGCTCACTTATCTCTCTAGAAAACACCACacggtggcgcctgggtggttcagtcggtcaagcgtccacctttggctcaggtcatgatctcacggtttgtgggcttgagccccgcgtcgggctctgtgccgacagctcagagtctggagcctgctttggattctgtgtctccctctctctctgcccctcccccgctcgtgctgtctcttttctctcttaaaaagaaacttaaaaaaaagaaataccacacCTTCAGAAAGTAAGTTTTTCTCAAACAGTCATATCAGAAACTTATCCTGAAGCCCCAAGACACCTGAACACCAAAGTCGCTTCTGACTCATTTTCTGCTTGTGAACTGTAACTACGCCTGGTCCAAAAGCCCTGAAGACCACGCCCTTCTTTCAGTGGAGTGGCGCGCTGGGGCCCCGCCAAACCCACCTCCAGGAACATGGTGAGCGCCTGTCGGATCAGGAGAGAGGCCTGTTCCCTCGCAGAGCTGAGCTCCTGCTCAGGGGGTCTGCTTGCTGACTCAGCAGAAAATAGGCCAACGGCACAGAGAAGGCGAAAATTCGGGAGCTGGAGACAGGTTTCGATGAGCCTGAAAGGGGCGGAAACACAAAACCTGGAGCTCTACTGTGCCAAAGACAAAAGACTCAAGACCCACAGCTGCTCCAAAGTCACTGGACGCGCCCAGTGATGAACACAAGTGTCGTGCTGGCATCTCGTCACTTGGCACGAACGAGAATTTGTGTTTACGTCTGGGGGCTTCCTCGGGGCAGAAAACAAGCAAAAGGCCCTGGGAGGTAGAAAACTGCCTGGGATGGATGagaggaggggcctggggggAAGCGGAGTCAGGTGGGGTCACAGCCAGATGCCCGCCCTCGTGACGGGCTCGGCTCTGAAAGCAGCCAGCCTGTGCTCTGTCACAGCGGAAAGCTGAGCGAGTCGGGGCGGCAACGAAGAATGTCCCTCCTGCTGCCAGGACCCGATCAAGTCTGCTCTCGTGGCCGAGCACTTTCCTTGCCTTTCTCCTCATGGGTAGGGAACAGACAACACGTGGCGTGCCGTTCCTCCGCTAAAAATGGGACCATGGTCTCCACGGTTATATAAACTTTCTTCCTCAGCCCTGttgtggggggatgggggtgcTCCAGGAACTTCTGTAAACTAGATCCCCAGAGGCGGGACTCCTCAGCCAAGTAGCCAGCGACACAATTCAAATGATCTACGTAGTCATTTTTCAATCGCGGCACGAACAAAAGATTGCGTGGTGACAAAAGATTCCAGCTCGGAGATCAAGAAGGTAAGCTGTTCGATTCCCTgcccgccacccccgccccctaaAGGTGGTCAGGTTCACACATCCCCAGGACAGCATGCCAACAGGAACACTCGTTCTCTAGAAgccaaattaaaaagagaacaggTGAAGTTAACGTTTACTAATGTTCTATTTAACCCAAATTCCTAAAATAGCATCACTTCCGCACGAAATCACTATGAAGGTCTCGTGCCCAGTCTCAGCCTCGACGTCAGGCTGGAGGCAGAGCCCGTCTGCAGGGGAAACGGGCGGCAGTGGAGACAAAAAGGGAGGAGCACGCGGGGTGTGGCAAGAAGCCTCCCCACTGCTTCGCGGAACCGCCCTGGGGCGCACAGACCCTGGACGGGGGGaaaagcggggtgggggggccctggCCCCGCGTCACACGGCGTACACGCACGCCTACCTCCCACTCCTGGAAGAGGCGGATCAGGTAGTCGTAGTTGCGCGCTCGCAAGGCCAGGTGGTCGATGAGCAGCAGCATGCACAGAGGGTCCTCGTCCGGCTCCAGGCTTGCGGAGGCGGcccagggagtggggggggggaggcgaaGGGAGACAAGGGGCAGAGTGGGCCGGCGTGGACATCCACGGGCCCAGGCCGCGAGCACACGGGCGCCAGAGGCAGGCACCCACCTCAGGATGAGCTTGCAGAACTCCAGCGCCGTGCGGGGACAGCCGCGCTTCTCCAGGAAGCTCATCTGCTTGTAGAGGGCCAGGTAGAAGCTCCTAGATCCAAGACAGTTCCTCGTGAGCCAGAGCGGCAGCCGCCAGAGCCGCACTGCCCGGAAGCCTCGTCCTGCACCGCCGCTCCCTCTGCTCCTTGGCTGCGCTGGCCATTTCCTGCGCGGCCTAATCACCGCGAGTGTTCGCGAGCGTTCCTGTGTCTGCAGAGAAGGTGACGCTCTGCCTGTTGTTTGCGGTTACGTGTGTGTCCGTGTGGAGAAAAACCAGCTTATCTGGGAGTTGCAACCATCGtgttttttgtttcctgctgTTCGCTTCAGAGGACAGGTCAACGTCTCCTACTGTAATTACCACCTTAATTTGCCCTCAAACCTCAACAGTTGCTAGGGGCACTGCTGTTGGATGCATCCAGTTCTGGGACTTGAAGCATCCTGGTAGGCTGTTATTTGCATCAATGACCAACACCCTGCCTGTGGATGTTAGTATTTTATAACCTGTTTCTGGGAACTAAGAACTTAACTGGAGAGACAAGACTAACACAAACAAAGCCAGACAATCTGTGCAGTCGGGGTCAGCGTGCCCAGGCTGACTGCCAAGGTGCGGAGGGCGTCCAGTGCTGGAGATGAGCACAGACGCTGGAGGCCGTGAGGGCGAGGGCACCGGACAACAGaggaccctcccccccacccccccgcagcCCCATGAGGGCGAGAAGCCAGGGGGTGAGGTCAACAGGGAAGCCACTGTGGCTGTTCGGGCTCCACTAGTGAGGGCTGGTGCCAGAGTGGGGCTTGGCGAGAAGACTGGCACCAATCATGACCGCTTAACACCGGGAACAGGATCAAGCCAAGTGCAAGCAGCTAACTGGCTTAGGAACTGGACGGTATGGCTGCCCGCAAAGCATTCCAAAGCATTCTCGACTCATGTGGCACAGATCCTATTGTCCACACATACGAGGAAAACACAATTACAGCCCCGACAGAGCGGAGTCGCTTATCAGACTCACTTGTAACAAGGACAGAAGCAACCCCAGGCTGGCCCAATCGGTGCGTCCGTGAGCCCAGCCATCCTGCATTCAGGTTGTACACAGTGAGGCGCCCCAGTGTGAGCTGGCAGGTGGGACGCCTCGGGGACAGTCCTCTGCCATCTCCCGTCGCAGGACAGCTTCGACACGCCTGCCACCGTGAGACCCACCTGTTCTCGGGTCTGCGGTAATCCAGCCGGCAGGTCCCGCTGGTGAGACTGAACAAGGGATGAAAGGCACACTCCATGCTGTAGAGCGCTCTCTCTGCAGGCCACACAAACACCAGGGGAGGGGGTCGGGGCCACCGTGTGGCAAGTGcaaccccaccacccccccccccccccaccgccccggctCACAGAGAAGCTCTCAGAGGGAGGAGGTCACACGGCGAGGGTTTGGGAAAAGGCGGCGTGCCACAGATGTGACCCTGGGGATCACCGAAGCCACTCCGTGCGTTTGCTTCACCCACAGACCACCTGTCGGCCCCAGGGTTGTATACAAGCACACGTGCTCACAACACCACAAGCACACGACCACAGCAGCTTGTTCACGCGATCCAGGAAGTGGAAACGCGCCGAGTGTCCCCCACATGCCGGCAGGCACACAAAACATGAGTCTATCCACACTATGGAGCATCACTTGGCCGTACGAGAGGGGAGCTCTGAAGACGTGTGTCACAGGACTCCACTCACAGGCAATGTCCGGAACAGGCAAATGCACAGAAACAGGAAGCGCACcgggtggccaggggctgggggtggggaggcgtcAGGTGACGGGCAAGCGTTCTTTTAGAGGTCACGTAAATGACCTAGAATCGGTGGTGACAAAGCTGTACGACTCTGCCAGAACCTGAACACCAGCGAGTCATACGCCATCAATGGCAGCATCGTATGGTCTATGAACCGTACCTCAAGAAAGCCGCTGTTTAAAAGACACCCTGGCAAACCCTGTGTCCCCGCCATCGCTTTATACGACGCCTGTGCTCCGCCAGCGAAGGCGTGTGCGGGTGCGGAGGAACAGCAGGGCGGGGTGCCCACGCGCCCCCTTACCTACGAGGTCTCGGGCCATCTCCTGATCCTCCTGAAAGCGGCAAGCGTCGCTGAGCTGCAGGAGCGAGTCAACGTGGTACGGGCTGGTCTGGAGCAGAACCTGCGAGGAGGGGGACACTGACGGGGCAGCAGGTGGTGCCCCTGGACGGCAGCCAGCgaggccccagccccaggcaggccTTTCTCTCAGGCACGTAAACCTCGCGAAGATTTTACCAGCGGTGGCATCCACGATACCCTCCCCTCAAACCAAGCTCATAACCAGGCCTGTGGTGGGAACCGGGACCTCTGTGCCCCGGGACCCCCATCTTTACCCTCTGCCACCCCCCACACAAGCAGCCCTTGGAAGATGAGGCGAGTCCTCGGAAGCATCCTGCCGTGGCCCTCAGCCCCCATGACCCGGGCGTATACTGGACGTGAGAGGAGCCAGGAGGGCAAGGTGCTTCCGGGCGGAGTGACCACAGGCTGGGCCCCAGGCCCGGGGCACCCTGGGTAACTGTGGGCAGGGTGTGGGCTGGGCGCGGACCCTCTCGTGGGGACACACGCACCACGATGTTGTTGGGCTCCATGGACTCCACGGCGGCCAGGAACTTGTGCTGTGTCTGCTGGTACTCCTCACTGTGCTCAAACGCAAAGAACGAGAGGCCTCTCTTGGACTCCAGCAGCCGCATCGACAGACCTGGGGAGAGTGCGGCGTCAGGCCCCGTGGTGTTCCTGGACAGGAATTTCTGCGTGCACCCAGCGTGAGTCCCTGTCACAGCGTCTGCTCCCCCAGGATGCCTGGGGCTCGGTCCACACCGGCACCACGTCCCATCTACGCCTTTCCTAGGaagatgtccccccccccccccccccccgggggtgtGGATCGATCACTAATGTCCCAGGACAACAAACGTGAGGACACACACGGCGCCACCCCCATGGCATCTGGCTTAGCCTAAACAGCGGTCGGAGCCCAGATCCAGGTGGGCATGGGAGACCGTGCAGGGGCTGCAGCCAGGCCTCTGAAGCAACGGCGATCTACACCCCACGAGTGGACGGCCTTTCTCTTTGTACCACGTGTTGGGTAGAGGCCCAGTTTCTTCTGAGGAACCACT
The Lynx canadensis isolate LIC74 chromosome E2, mLynCan4.pri.v2, whole genome shotgun sequence genome window above contains:
- the TCF25 gene encoding LOW QUALITY PROTEIN: transcription factor 25 (The sequence of the model RefSeq protein was modified relative to this genomic sequence to represent the inferred CDS: inserted 2 bases in 2 codons; deleted 2 bases in 1 codon), which translates into the protein MPLLAERKFRRAAARRRQSSGSRQRAVSAQARRSFSFRLFLLPVSGRQRPLGPMSRRALRRLRGEQRGQEPLGPGALQFALHDDDDAEEEGPKRGTGGRRPRGAGKEGVCVNNRFELINIEDLEEGPVLNGERPECLLTGNRRRSQSGGADAKKAGEMAGKAAPPEQSNVSGKLRKKKKKQKNKKNTTGEILENGLEDIDRILERIEEGGGLSRPGPPPLSSKKHVLYVEHRHLNPDTELKRYFGARAVLGEQRPRQRQRVYPKCTWLTTPKSTWPRYTKPGLSMRLLESKRGLSFFAFEHSEEYQQTQHKFLAAVESMEPNNIVVLLQTSPYHVDSLLQLSDACRFQEDQEMARDLVERALYSMECAFHPLFSLTSGTCRLDYRRPENRSFYLALYKQMSFLEKRGCPRTALEFCKLILSLEPDEDPLCMLLLIDHLALRARNYDYLIRLFQEWEAHRNLSPAPEFAFSVPLAYFLLSQQADXPEQELSSAREQASLLIRQALTMFLEVALLPLLEYCSVRPDAAVATHSFFGPDAEISQPPALSQLVSLYLGRSHFLWKEPATMSWLEENVREVLRAVDSXDPAVEACESRRKVLYQRAPRNIHRHVVLSEVKEAVAALPPDVTTQSVMGFDPLPPLDTIYSYVRPERLSPVSHGNTIALFFRSLLPNYTMETSPCRRGEAGGWRGWGLNHNQGLNRLMLAVRDMMANFHFHDVEAAREDNPEGTGSGTKPA